In Microbulbifer pacificus, the genomic stretch AGATGTTTTGTTTCTGGATTGTATGTGTAACCGAACGGAGCTCGTCCTGCAACCCATTTCCCTTCCATAGCAGCGTTATATCTTCCTCCGTTCAAACGTTCTCTAGCAGTCTCATATTCTTCACGAGACATGAATAACTCAAAGCGTATTTGTCTTAGATCAGTTGGATTACTAGGATCATATATTTTCCAAGGGGTAACTATCATTAATCGTTTATCCTGGATTAAATCATAAATGATTCCCATATCTGTGTACGATCCACGACCTAACCGAGATATTTCTTTAACAGCAATTGCATCATATTTCCCA encodes the following:
- a CDS encoding recombinase family protein translates to MATNIAEEYGIKNIINYLRRSRKDEEQERKTGEDTLHAQKKLMDRVLADYGVPYDQEPEIGSGDKISSRPVFQQIIKEIKNGKYDAIAVKEISRLGRGSYTDMGIIYDLIQDKRLMIVTPWKIYDPSNPTDLRQIRFELFMSREEYETARERLNGGRYNAAMEGKWVAGRAPFGYTYNPETKHL